One Halioglobus japonicus DNA segment encodes these proteins:
- a CDS encoding sulfotransferase family protein yields the protein MNAALAASDNADKFKAVHGQLLAVIERDPSVAKPYSDLGELLLQSGRVVEALSVLEKATDLEPGLAAAHYHTARALTTLGAHSDAVFAYRRCLDVAPEHAAAWLGLGHACNVLRQRQDSIAAYHRCLQLDPGHSDAYYSLSRLGSYRFSDSEIDEMGRQLQDDELPEASRVKLLFSLGREFEARGRYRRAWRFYRQGNAAQRKRVNYDPVKTEAVADRLVNFFGGDYFSSIATGACPDRAPVFLVGIRRSGASLVEKIIAAHSHLESAGELPHLAEIAGGLAEAADTNKPFPHGLADLDARQRYDLGERYVQMARPYRREITPYFIDRAPGNFKLIGLIHSILPNAKIIDVRRHPLDACVRNLTELFPRGQAFSYDQVEMGEYYLQYSRVMDHWNEVLPGKVLRVDFENLAQDLEAEVVRILAYLDLPWEDSCMNFHESSLLMRAARNEGADTGSAVGVGNWRRYRRGLIALTEVLAPVMGGAAKTT from the coding sequence ATGAATGCCGCTTTAGCTGCCAGCGACAACGCCGACAAGTTCAAGGCAGTTCACGGCCAGCTGTTGGCGGTGATCGAGCGCGACCCGAGTGTCGCTAAACCCTACTCGGATCTGGGCGAGTTACTGTTGCAGTCGGGCAGGGTGGTAGAGGCATTATCAGTCTTGGAGAAAGCGACAGATCTGGAGCCCGGGCTTGCTGCCGCCCACTACCACACGGCACGAGCTCTGACCACGCTGGGGGCGCACAGTGACGCGGTATTTGCCTATAGGCGCTGCCTTGACGTGGCGCCAGAGCACGCCGCGGCCTGGTTGGGCCTGGGGCATGCCTGCAATGTTCTCCGGCAGCGTCAGGACAGCATTGCCGCCTACCACCGCTGTCTTCAACTCGATCCCGGGCATAGCGATGCCTATTACAGTCTTTCCCGGCTGGGTTCATACCGGTTCAGTGACAGCGAGATTGACGAGATGGGTCGGCAGTTGCAAGACGATGAGCTGCCGGAAGCTTCCCGTGTGAAGCTACTCTTTTCCCTTGGGCGTGAATTTGAGGCTCGAGGACGCTACCGCCGTGCCTGGCGCTTCTACCGGCAGGGCAATGCCGCCCAGCGCAAGCGGGTCAATTACGATCCGGTGAAAACCGAAGCTGTTGCGGACAGATTGGTGAATTTTTTCGGCGGTGATTACTTTAGTTCAATCGCTACAGGCGCTTGCCCGGACCGGGCGCCTGTTTTTTTGGTGGGAATACGCCGCTCTGGTGCTTCGCTTGTTGAAAAGATCATCGCCGCCCACAGTCATCTTGAGAGTGCCGGGGAATTGCCCCACCTTGCCGAGATTGCCGGGGGTTTGGCTGAGGCCGCTGACACAAATAAACCCTTTCCACATGGTCTAGCGGACCTGGATGCTCGGCAGCGCTACGACCTGGGTGAACGCTACGTGCAGATGGCCAGGCCTTATCGCCGCGAGATAACACCCTATTTCATCGATCGAGCGCCTGGAAATTTTAAGCTGATCGGTTTGATTCACAGCATTCTTCCTAACGCGAAAATTATTGATGTCAGGCGTCATCCATTGGATGCCTGCGTGCGCAACTTGACTGAGCTATTCCCCCGGGGACAGGCTTTCAGCTATGATCAGGTCGAAATGGGTGAGTACTACCTGCAGTATTCGCGAGTTATGGATCATTGGAATGAGGTGCTCCCCGGTAAGGTTCTACGGGTCGATTTCGAAAATCTGGCCCAGGATCTCGAGGCGGAGGTTGTCAGGATTCTGGCGTACCTAGACTTGCCCTGGGAAGACAGTTGTATGAACTTTCATGAGAGTAGCCTGCTAATGCGAGCGGCTCGGAATGAAGGGGCAGATACCGGTAGCGCGGTGGGAGTCGGTAACTGGCGCCGCTACCGAAGAGGATTGATAGCGTTGACAGAAGTTCTCGCGCCGGTAATGGGCGGGGCAGCAAAAACTACATAA
- a CDS encoding tetratricopeptide repeat-containing sulfotransferase family protein, translated as MQQRRVPRSVFENILSEIKEGRTEQGLALCEAALDDYPEDINLLGLLGMAQGDLRQFDKAENTLRHVMELAPGFAKPYEDLGTLLLKQQRAEEAVPLLKKAVRLDPKLEAAHFNLGKALAAVGEGQQADAAFERSFELSPLRGMMARAAEHHKAGRIREAEQLCRQVLQKQPRHVDALRMLGLIAAAAGDFDEAEHLLGQAMAGAPDHVPVLFELGRVLKELERYEDAIEIYHKITRLQPDNPKGYYRLGGVLGPAAQTQESAAAYRRCLDLSSNHTGAWLGLGHMLKTLGHQEDGVRAYQRCLELEPDFGEAYYSLANLKTYRFSDAQVDDMEQRVAGDELRDSSRVNFMFALGKAFEDREDYDKAWHYYEGGNQTQRMLVSYDPVHTESINDELVAFFNADFFQQLGEVGEQDPAPIFVLGMPRSGSTLVEQIIASHSAVEGTSELPYIGRMTKSLNRNRADGMRYPGLLAELEPRHFQRLGRDYLHMAQMHRTEGTPHFIDKMPNNFPCVGFIQAILPNARIIDARRNPLDACVGNLRQLYARGQTFSYDQSDIGEYYLQYQRMMDHWDEVLPGKVLHVQYEDTVADLDTQVRRILDFLELPFEQGCVDFHQTDRAVRTASSEQVRQPIYSSGIGYWRRYEGHLDELKDVLEPILDQYQIG; from the coding sequence ATGCAACAACGGCGTGTACCGCGCAGCGTATTCGAAAACATTCTCAGCGAAATCAAGGAGGGCCGAACCGAACAAGGTTTGGCCCTCTGTGAGGCTGCGCTGGATGACTATCCCGAAGACATTAATTTACTCGGCCTGTTGGGCATGGCCCAGGGTGACCTGAGACAGTTCGACAAGGCAGAGAACACTTTGCGGCATGTCATGGAGCTCGCGCCGGGATTTGCCAAACCCTACGAGGACCTGGGTACCCTCCTGTTGAAACAGCAACGGGCCGAGGAGGCCGTTCCCTTATTGAAGAAGGCCGTCAGGCTCGACCCGAAGCTGGAAGCCGCACACTTTAATCTGGGTAAGGCGCTCGCAGCGGTCGGGGAGGGGCAGCAAGCAGACGCGGCCTTTGAACGCAGCTTCGAGTTGTCACCACTACGGGGCATGATGGCTCGCGCTGCGGAACATCATAAGGCCGGCCGTATTCGTGAGGCTGAGCAACTCTGTCGTCAGGTACTGCAAAAACAGCCACGGCATGTAGACGCGTTGCGCATGTTGGGCCTGATCGCCGCCGCAGCAGGTGATTTCGACGAGGCAGAACATCTGCTTGGCCAAGCCATGGCAGGCGCGCCGGATCATGTACCGGTGTTATTCGAGTTGGGGCGGGTGCTCAAGGAGTTGGAGCGCTATGAAGACGCGATCGAGATATATCACAAGATAACCCGGCTGCAACCCGATAATCCCAAAGGTTACTACCGTCTCGGTGGCGTGCTTGGCCCCGCCGCTCAGACCCAGGAATCCGCTGCCGCATACCGTCGTTGCCTCGACCTGTCCAGCAATCATACCGGCGCATGGCTGGGGCTGGGGCATATGCTCAAGACTCTGGGGCATCAAGAAGATGGCGTGCGAGCCTACCAGCGTTGCCTGGAACTAGAGCCAGATTTTGGCGAGGCTTATTACAGCCTGGCCAACCTCAAGACCTATCGTTTCAGCGATGCCCAGGTTGACGACATGGAGCAACGCGTCGCCGGCGATGAGCTGCGCGACAGTTCCCGGGTAAACTTTATGTTTGCGCTGGGCAAGGCGTTTGAGGATCGGGAAGATTACGACAAGGCTTGGCATTACTATGAGGGCGGCAATCAGACACAGCGTATGCTGGTCAGTTACGACCCGGTGCACACAGAGTCGATTAACGACGAGTTGGTGGCATTTTTCAATGCAGACTTCTTTCAGCAGTTGGGTGAGGTGGGTGAGCAGGACCCCGCGCCGATTTTTGTTTTGGGGATGCCGCGCTCCGGCTCTACCCTGGTTGAGCAGATTATTGCGAGTCACAGTGCCGTAGAGGGCACCAGCGAGCTGCCCTACATCGGCAGGATGACCAAATCCCTTAATCGCAACCGCGCAGACGGTATGCGCTACCCAGGGCTGCTGGCGGAGCTGGAACCACGTCATTTTCAGCGTCTGGGTCGCGATTACCTGCACATGGCGCAAATGCATCGCACCGAGGGGACGCCTCACTTTATCGATAAGATGCCCAACAACTTTCCCTGTGTCGGCTTTATTCAAGCGATCCTGCCAAATGCGCGCATCATCGATGCCCGGCGCAATCCATTGGATGCCTGTGTTGGCAACCTGCGACAGCTCTACGCCAGGGGCCAGACCTTCAGTTACGACCAGTCGGATATTGGCGAATACTACCTGCAGTACCAGCGTATGATGGATCATTGGGATGAGGTGCTACCGGGCAAGGTATTGCATGTGCAGTACGAGGATACCGTGGCCGACCTCGATACCCAGGTCAGACGGATTCTGGACTTCCTCGAGCTGCCCTTTGAGCAGGGCTGTGTCGATTTCCACCAGACCGATCGCGCAGTGCGCACCGCCAGTTCAGAACAGGTACGCCAGCCGATTTACAGTTCCGGTATAGGCTATTGGCGCCGCTATGAAGGGCACCTGGATGAGTTGAAGGATGTGCTTGAGCCGATCCTGGATCAATACCAGATCGGCTGA
- a CDS encoding phytoene desaturase family protein — translation MTNHYDAIVIGAGHNGLVCATHLAKAGRKVLVLEASDQPGGCASTREFAPGFTVSDCAQWLYQLHPTVAKEMALEAHGLKWAARDLASISLSESGSHLVLSGNQVSGASADDQAALEVFNTRNKRYLRLLAKLFAERSPRLSEANLIDRLSLLKLGLGLKLLGKEDMSEFMRIVLMNMYDLMQETFSSEALQALLSMDAVLGSRSGPRTPGSVFAYLYRQLSAEFGFTGVTQIEGGMGELGVAMANSARAAGVDIRLASRVDSIDMKADKAVGVRLDSGESIRASTVISNIDPVTTFRDLVGYPRIEAGTARRVTQIRHGSGTAKLHLALSAEPHFTGLTGEQLGQRLVIAPNLDYVERAFNAIKYDEYSAEPVMDISIPTHNDPGLAPTGQHVLSAIVQFAPYSPDGGWDQHRQPFIDRLLALLERYAPGIRDLVTATELLTPQDLEQRFGMAGGHWHHGEMSLDQVLMNRPFPGASQNATQVDGLFLCGAGTHPGGGLMGLAGRNAARQVLRQGEK, via the coding sequence ATGACTAATCACTATGACGCCATTGTTATTGGCGCAGGGCACAATGGCCTGGTGTGCGCGACCCACCTGGCGAAAGCAGGCCGCAAAGTACTGGTACTGGAGGCCTCCGATCAACCAGGAGGCTGCGCCTCTACCCGGGAGTTCGCACCTGGCTTTACCGTATCGGATTGTGCACAGTGGTTGTACCAACTGCATCCCACCGTAGCCAAAGAGATGGCCCTGGAGGCCCATGGCCTGAAATGGGCCGCTCGCGACCTGGCGAGCATCTCGCTTTCGGAGAGCGGTTCGCATCTGGTGCTGTCGGGGAACCAGGTCAGCGGCGCGAGCGCCGATGACCAGGCCGCACTCGAGGTGTTTAACACCCGCAACAAACGCTACCTACGCCTGCTTGCCAAGCTGTTTGCTGAACGCTCTCCCCGACTCTCTGAGGCCAACCTGATAGATCGCCTCTCGCTGCTCAAGCTGGGCCTTGGCCTCAAGCTACTCGGCAAAGAAGATATGAGCGAGTTCATGCGCATCGTGCTAATGAATATGTATGACCTGATGCAGGAAACTTTCTCCAGCGAAGCACTGCAAGCTCTTCTTAGCATGGATGCCGTTCTCGGTTCACGCAGCGGCCCGCGTACTCCTGGCAGTGTTTTCGCGTACCTATATCGTCAACTTTCAGCCGAGTTTGGTTTCACGGGTGTCACCCAGATTGAGGGCGGCATGGGGGAGCTGGGCGTGGCCATGGCCAACAGTGCCCGCGCCGCCGGCGTAGACATTCGCCTTGCCTCCCGGGTCGACTCCATCGACATGAAAGCCGACAAAGCGGTAGGTGTGCGCCTCGACTCCGGCGAGAGTATCCGCGCATCGACGGTCATATCCAATATCGACCCTGTTACCACCTTCCGCGACCTGGTGGGCTACCCGCGTATCGAGGCGGGCACCGCGAGACGTGTAACCCAGATTCGCCATGGCAGTGGCACCGCCAAGCTGCATCTTGCCCTGAGCGCTGAACCCCACTTCACTGGCCTCACTGGCGAGCAGCTGGGTCAACGACTGGTTATCGCCCCCAACCTCGATTATGTCGAGCGCGCCTTTAACGCTATCAAGTACGACGAATATTCCGCCGAACCCGTTATGGACATAAGCATTCCCACGCACAATGATCCCGGGCTGGCCCCAACTGGCCAGCATGTGCTCTCAGCGATCGTGCAATTCGCGCCATACTCGCCCGACGGCGGCTGGGACCAACATCGACAGCCCTTTATCGATCGCTTGCTGGCACTACTGGAACGTTATGCCCCCGGCATCCGCGATCTGGTCACCGCCACAGAACTGCTCACACCGCAGGATCTGGAACAGCGCTTCGGCATGGCTGGCGGTCACTGGCATCACGGCGAGATGAGCCTGGACCAAGTACTGATGAACAGACCCTTCCCCGGAGCAAGCCAGAATGCCACCCAGGTGGACGGCCTGTTCCTGTGTGGAGCGGGCACTCACCCCGGCGGCGGACTCATGGGCCTGGCCGGGCGCAACGCCGCGCGGCAGGTCCTCAGGCAGGGAGAGAAATGA
- a CDS encoding aminomethyltransferase family protein — MSSDDTMMLHTPFHSRVAAACEINCWGDWKGYTTPNAYSDVELEYFAIRSTTGVFDLSPMNKYRISGPDAEAYLNRLVTRDVSKIKVGRVGYTVWCDEQGQVLDDGTIFRLDENDFRLCAWARGLDWLLCSALGFDVSIEDETAQVAALAVQGPTSCANLLNMGLTGLDQLKPFGMMSFDFAGLPLMVSRTGFTGDLGYELWIEPAGAEPLWDALFKSTDYNLIKPIGTDALDLARIEAGFIQAGVDFVPALNAVRAGRSRSPFELGLGWLVDFNKPVFNGRRALLEEQQAGSRYRFAVLDVEGNKPAHNSFIFHGKRVIGTVTSAAWCPTAKTNIAFAQLEAPFGQVGERYTAEIYFQRELHWTRELAPCRVLDKVPFNPERRRLTPPAPF, encoded by the coding sequence ATGAGCAGCGACGACACCATGATGTTGCACACACCGTTCCACAGCCGGGTTGCTGCGGCTTGTGAAATCAACTGCTGGGGAGATTGGAAGGGATATACCACCCCTAACGCCTACAGCGACGTAGAGCTCGAGTACTTCGCGATTCGCAGCACGACCGGGGTGTTTGACCTGTCCCCCATGAACAAGTACCGGATTAGCGGCCCGGATGCTGAGGCATATCTCAATCGGCTGGTCACACGCGATGTGAGCAAGATCAAGGTGGGCCGTGTCGGCTACACAGTCTGGTGTGATGAACAGGGGCAGGTACTGGACGACGGCACGATATTTCGGCTGGACGAGAACGACTTCCGACTATGCGCATGGGCCCGTGGGCTGGACTGGCTGCTCTGCTCAGCACTGGGCTTTGACGTCAGCATTGAAGATGAGACCGCCCAGGTCGCAGCCCTCGCGGTTCAGGGCCCGACATCCTGCGCCAACCTGCTCAACATGGGTCTGACTGGGCTCGACCAGCTAAAACCGTTTGGCATGATGTCATTTGATTTTGCCGGACTGCCCCTAATGGTCAGTAGAACCGGCTTTACAGGTGACCTCGGCTATGAACTGTGGATTGAGCCCGCGGGCGCAGAGCCGCTATGGGACGCGCTGTTCAAATCGACCGACTACAACCTGATCAAGCCCATTGGTACCGACGCGCTGGACCTGGCGCGAATTGAAGCAGGATTTATTCAGGCGGGCGTGGACTTCGTGCCCGCCCTGAATGCGGTACGGGCAGGCCGCTCACGATCCCCCTTCGAACTCGGCCTGGGTTGGTTGGTGGATTTCAACAAACCCGTATTCAACGGCCGCAGAGCACTGCTAGAGGAACAACAAGCGGGTTCTCGCTATCGTTTCGCAGTACTCGATGTCGAGGGCAACAAACCTGCTCACAACTCATTTATTTTTCACGGCAAACGGGTGATCGGTACCGTAACCTCCGCTGCCTGGTGCCCCACCGCCAAGACCAACATCGCCTTCGCCCAACTGGAAGCCCCGTTTGGCCAGGTCGGTGAGCGCTATACTGCGGAGATCTATTTTCAGCGTGAACTGCATTGGACCCGTGAGCTGGCGCCTTGCCGGGTACTGGACAAAGTGCCCTTCAACCCAGAGCGCCGGCGCCTTACGCCTCCCGCACCCTTTTAG
- a CDS encoding TetR family transcriptional regulator C-terminal domain-containing protein: MGSGEDNTAGRRRAQPREVRRDQLIKATMKCIAENGLSGVTMAKVTKTAGLSLGIANLHFKSKEKLLLATLDSVTREYNEGQSGILTDPGYATIPDRIDALLAFDFSTQTTDKSKLAVWYAFLGEAKSRPTYLASCSRQDVKAERLLTSLFEQALADGAYRNVDPNLLAAGYISLVDGLWLNVLLAPRRLSRKKAMAAARQYLANALPGQVNPGEKA, encoded by the coding sequence TTGGGCAGTGGCGAGGACAATACAGCGGGGCGGCGGCGCGCCCAACCACGCGAAGTCAGGCGTGATCAGCTGATCAAGGCGACCATGAAGTGCATCGCCGAGAACGGCCTGTCCGGTGTCACCATGGCAAAGGTAACAAAAACCGCCGGTCTCAGCCTTGGCATTGCCAACCTACATTTCAAGAGCAAGGAAAAATTGCTCCTCGCCACGCTGGACTCTGTGACCCGAGAATACAACGAGGGGCAGAGCGGGATTCTGACTGACCCCGGCTATGCCACGATTCCCGATCGGATTGACGCTTTATTGGCGTTCGATTTCAGCACCCAAACTACGGATAAATCCAAACTGGCCGTCTGGTATGCCTTCCTCGGCGAGGCCAAGTCGCGCCCTACCTATTTGGCCAGTTGTTCGCGCCAGGACGTCAAGGCCGAGCGTCTGTTGACGAGTCTGTTTGAACAAGCTCTGGCCGACGGCGCATATCGCAATGTTGATCCGAATCTGCTCGCCGCAGGTTACATCAGCCTGGTGGATGGACTGTGGCTGAACGTTCTGCTGGCGCCGCGCCGGCTCAGTCGCAAAAAGGCCATGGCGGCCGCCCGTCAGTACCTGGCCAATGCCCTTCCTGGCCAAGTCAACCCGGGGGAGAAAGCATGA
- a CDS encoding TonB-dependent receptor has translation MIKKVDGYLDETSAAALPPRKTMALLVSAALGTTAASQAQAQAVLEEIIVTATKRKSNIQDLPQSISAFSTDDIQRQGFLGMDDYAGKIPSLSVSTRDPGATTVVFRGVAASGIQFGTTPSSGVYLDEQPITAAGTNPDPRLVDIERVEALSGPQGTLFGDASQSGTLRIITNKPDPTEFNGWIEGSLGVVEDSDDLDTDLSAMVNIPLLEDKLAIRLVGFTAEEAGYVDNVLGNNQPDQWEENRIAAGLPVRDRFDNADRIEDDINSSSISGGRVGLRWFVNEDWTVDLAGIVQQLDVDGFGDTNLTVGDREQVRFEDESMTDDWYQVSLTLEGNLGWADTVLTTSYFSRDFTYEADATDYLHDFDQKYDPAYAAPGYYPATIYDFTGAPRANAFEEFEDERWSVEGRLTTPADSDSRWSGLVGFFYGKTEREELFTADIQGFSDTDYYANQGYTYLSYLANSPYYNPNYDTFHNTDSDNFFFGTYDLEVEQVALFGEVTWQATDKLSLTAGARWFEYDEDFSLLQGALLEGDEPDLERDYFSTAESTSTKDDDWVPKFNVTYNFTDDILAYGTYSEGFRRGGGNAIRASSILPRSYGPDLLKNHELGFKSTLLDGSLRFNAVAYHMVWEDMQIQVNDPTVFSLGIVNFSEAEVNGFEADVTWAATQNLELSANIGLINAEISEDNNITTDDGTLIVSVDDGTQLPITPEEQGSASVQYTFDNELWGGEPYIRLDWIYVGESVNSLAGTESIVFTQGATTQPSYDIGNLRAGIDAERWSGTVFVTNLTDENAKQFYNNRWGSQQRVSISKPRTIGMTLRWKF, from the coding sequence ATGATTAAGAAAGTAGACGGTTACCTCGACGAGACATCTGCGGCGGCACTGCCTCCGCGCAAAACAATGGCGTTGCTGGTGTCGGCGGCACTGGGCACGACCGCCGCTTCCCAGGCGCAGGCGCAGGCGGTGCTCGAAGAGATTATCGTTACCGCGACCAAGCGAAAATCGAACATTCAGGACTTGCCCCAGTCGATCTCAGCCTTCTCGACGGATGACATTCAGCGTCAGGGCTTTCTCGGCATGGACGACTACGCGGGCAAGATTCCCAGCCTGTCAGTCTCCACTAGGGATCCTGGCGCAACCACCGTGGTGTTTCGTGGCGTAGCTGCCTCGGGTATCCAGTTCGGAACTACGCCATCCTCAGGTGTCTACCTTGACGAGCAGCCGATCACCGCCGCTGGTACGAACCCGGATCCACGCCTTGTAGATATTGAACGTGTTGAAGCGCTGAGTGGTCCCCAGGGCACACTGTTTGGTGATGCCTCTCAATCCGGCACGTTGCGGATCATCACCAACAAACCAGACCCTACCGAATTCAACGGCTGGATAGAAGGGTCATTGGGAGTGGTCGAGGATAGCGATGATCTGGACACAGACCTATCGGCGATGGTTAACATCCCGCTGCTTGAAGACAAGCTGGCGATTCGTCTGGTGGGCTTTACCGCCGAGGAAGCGGGCTATGTCGACAACGTGCTGGGCAACAATCAGCCCGACCAGTGGGAAGAAAACCGTATTGCTGCGGGTCTTCCGGTGCGCGATCGTTTTGACAATGCCGACAGGATAGAGGATGACATCAACTCCTCAAGTATCAGCGGCGGACGCGTAGGCCTGCGCTGGTTCGTCAATGAGGACTGGACCGTCGATTTGGCGGGTATTGTTCAGCAACTCGATGTGGATGGCTTTGGCGACACCAATCTGACCGTTGGAGACCGCGAGCAGGTCCGTTTCGAAGACGAATCGATGACAGACGATTGGTATCAGGTGAGCCTGACGCTGGAGGGCAATCTGGGCTGGGCGGATACCGTGTTGACCACCAGTTATTTCAGTCGCGATTTCACCTATGAGGCGGACGCTACTGATTACCTCCACGATTTTGACCAGAAATATGATCCTGCCTATGCGGCTCCGGGTTACTATCCTGCAACGATTTACGACTTTACCGGTGCGCCGCGCGCCAATGCATTTGAAGAATTCGAAGACGAGCGTTGGTCGGTCGAGGGACGTCTGACAACCCCAGCAGATTCCGACAGTCGCTGGAGCGGTCTGGTTGGCTTTTTCTACGGCAAGACGGAGCGGGAGGAACTCTTTACCGCAGACATTCAGGGCTTTAGTGACACCGATTACTATGCCAACCAGGGTTATACTTACCTGAGCTACCTGGCGAATTCACCTTACTACAATCCCAACTACGATACCTTCCACAATACCGATAGCGATAACTTCTTCTTCGGTACTTACGATCTGGAAGTGGAGCAGGTGGCGCTATTCGGCGAAGTGACCTGGCAGGCAACTGACAAGCTCAGTCTGACCGCTGGTGCCCGCTGGTTTGAATACGACGAGGATTTCTCCCTGCTGCAGGGCGCTTTGCTGGAGGGTGACGAACCTGATCTTGAGCGCGATTACTTCAGTACCGCCGAGTCCACATCCACCAAGGATGATGACTGGGTGCCCAAATTCAATGTCACTTACAACTTCACTGACGATATCCTGGCCTACGGTACTTACTCGGAAGGTTTCCGTCGCGGTGGTGGTAACGCTATTCGCGCCAGTTCTATCCTGCCCAGGAGCTATGGTCCGGACCTGCTGAAAAACCATGAATTAGGCTTTAAGAGCACCCTTCTGGACGGTTCGCTGCGCTTTAATGCAGTCGCTTATCATATGGTCTGGGAAGACATGCAGATCCAGGTGAACGACCCAACGGTATTTTCCCTGGGTATTGTGAATTTCTCTGAAGCAGAGGTGAATGGCTTCGAGGCAGACGTCACCTGGGCGGCCACCCAGAACCTGGAACTGTCCGCGAATATCGGTCTGATCAACGCCGAGATCTCGGAGGACAACAACATCACCACAGATGATGGCACCCTGATTGTCTCTGTGGACGACGGCACCCAATTGCCGATTACCCCGGAGGAGCAGGGCAGTGCTTCGGTCCAGTACACCTTTGATAACGAGTTGTGGGGCGGCGAACCCTACATCCGCCTGGACTGGATATATGTGGGCGAGTCGGTTAACTCATTGGCGGGAACGGAGTCCATCGTATTTACCCAGGGTGCGACCACCCAGCCTTCCTATGACATAGGCAACCTGCGCGCAGGGATAGATGCCGAGCGCTGGAGTGGCACGGTGTTTGTCACCAACCTGACTGACGAAAATGCCAAGCAGTTCTACAACAACCGCTGGGGCAGTCAGCAGCGCGTTTCTATTAGCAAGCCGCGCACCATTGGCATGACGCTGCGCTGGAAGTTCTAA
- a CDS encoding phytoene desaturase family protein has protein sequence MSKFDAIIIGAGHNGLANAAYLAKSGLKVAVLERNPYIGGATVSRELHEGWKYSNCSYVCSLLRPELVRDLELPRHGLQVVPYGGGITFMQNGDHYGNYYDRNRRYREMSRHSIRDANAYERYSADTQKQTRLIRPFLLKRPPDPTSLKLRDLRDLAEFAGAFLEMGEEGLADTVSFWTKSVGDYLSEYFESDVIRAHYAGSGVIGTALGVFSPGTAYVLLHHYMGDVDGNVGSWGFARGGMGAVSDALASAFKSFGGEIICDADVGHVKVRGGKAVGVALRNGDEYDADVIVSSLDPKRTYLDIMRPGDLPVDVVNKAENFKIRGSSGKLNIALDGLPTFHGIEKDSVLMLGDMHFTDNLQRLERAYDDWKDGTWSQDPYLDMLIPTQTDPTMAPPGKHMMSVFVQYAPPLIKGREWTAEDKAGFEKSVIDQIAQYSPDFKDLILHCETRTPKEIEAEVGLTEGNIFQGELTFDQLLFNRPFPGYGQYRGPLGGLYMCGSATHPGGGVMAAPGANAAREILRDLRRPNIVPAGYSDD, from the coding sequence GTGAGTAAATTTGACGCTATTATCATCGGCGCAGGTCACAACGGCCTGGCCAATGCTGCCTACCTTGCCAAATCCGGTCTCAAGGTGGCTGTACTGGAACGCAATCCCTACATCGGCGGCGCTACGGTAAGCCGTGAACTGCACGAAGGCTGGAAGTACTCCAACTGTTCCTATGTCTGCAGCCTCCTGCGCCCCGAGTTGGTGCGCGACCTGGAGCTACCGCGCCACGGGCTGCAGGTTGTGCCCTACGGAGGAGGCATTACATTCATGCAGAATGGCGACCACTACGGTAACTACTATGACCGCAATCGTCGCTACCGAGAAATGTCGCGCCACTCGATACGCGATGCCAATGCCTACGAGCGTTATTCCGCCGACACCCAGAAGCAGACCCGTCTGATCCGGCCATTTCTGCTCAAACGGCCGCCCGATCCAACATCGCTCAAGCTGCGCGACCTGCGCGACCTGGCCGAGTTCGCCGGCGCATTTTTGGAAATGGGTGAAGAAGGCCTGGCCGACACTGTCAGCTTTTGGACCAAGAGTGTCGGAGACTACCTTAGCGAATACTTCGAATCTGACGTGATACGCGCGCATTACGCAGGATCCGGCGTCATCGGCACAGCGCTTGGCGTATTTTCGCCGGGCACCGCCTATGTCTTGCTGCACCATTATATGGGCGATGTGGATGGCAATGTGGGCTCCTGGGGCTTTGCCCGCGGCGGCATGGGCGCTGTATCCGATGCTCTGGCAAGCGCCTTCAAATCATTCGGCGGCGAGATCATTTGCGATGCAGATGTCGGTCACGTCAAAGTCCGCGGCGGCAAAGCAGTAGGCGTCGCCCTGCGCAATGGCGACGAATACGATGCAGATGTTATCGTGTCTTCCCTGGACCCCAAGCGCACCTACCTGGATATCATGCGTCCCGGCGACCTCCCGGTTGACGTCGTCAATAAGGCTGAGAACTTCAAGATTCGCGGCTCGTCGGGGAAACTGAATATCGCCCTCGATGGCCTTCCCACGTTCCACGGTATCGAAAAAGACAGCGTACTGATGCTTGGAGATATGCACTTCACAGACAATCTGCAGCGACTGGAGCGCGCCTACGACGACTGGAAGGATGGCACCTGGTCTCAAGATCCTTACCTGGACATGCTAATTCCAACCCAGACCGATCCGACCATGGCACCGCCAGGCAAGCACATGATGAGTGTGTTCGTGCAGTACGCCCCGCCGCTGATTAAAGGCAGGGAATGGACCGCGGAAGACAAGGCCGGCTTTGAAAAATCCGTCATTGACCAGATCGCACAGTACAGCCCCGACTTCAAGGACCTCATCCTACATTGCGAGACTCGCACCCCGAAAGAAATCGAGGCTGAGGTCGGCCTCACCGAAGGCAACATATTCCAGGGAGAACTGACCTTTGACCAGCTACTGTTCAATCGCCCCTTCCCCGGCTACGGACAATACCGAGGCCCGCTGGGCGGTCTTTACATGTGCGGCTCCGCCACGCACCCGGGCGGTGGCGTGATGGCAGCTCCAGGTGCCAACGCAGCGCGGGAAATCCTGCGCGACCTGCGACGACCCAACATTGTGCCAGCGGGGTATTCCGATGACTAA